In the Ipomoea triloba cultivar NCNSP0323 chromosome 6, ASM357664v1 genome, one interval contains:
- the LOC116022661 gene encoding probable LRR receptor-like serine/threonine-protein kinase At1g56140 isoform X5 — protein sequence MSGMQYLSLGINALSGELPKELGLLTDLRSLSIGTNNFYGRLPSELGNLKKLTQLYIDSSGISGVIPPTFANLLNLEILWASDIELTGRIPDFIGNWSKLTTLRFEGNSFQGPIPSALSNLTSMVDLRISDLLNGSSSLDFIRNMKNLSKLILRNNNISGSIPSNIGEYQSLSLLDLSFNNLIGRVPDELFYLRSLENLFLGNNKLTGSLPVGKSENLQNIDLSYNEISGILPYWTDEQGLQLNLVSNYITIDSSSSRRELHLTILCSQIIIFYFWCLNFPKAIDLFIDNNGAFGWREGIAIPWEKNNVGLNALPSGLNCLQKNFSCRQGNPIYSSFAIKCGGQEITSSNQTVYERDNETLGPATHYMTSTGRWAVSNVGLPSDINSPKYTTFSSSQFTNTLDSELFQTARISAGSLRYYGLGLKNGNYIVTLHFAESVILNPRYPTWKVFGRRVFNIYIQGNLEEKDFDIQKAAGGSLRAVSKQYKVQVSENHMEIHLFWAGKGTCCVPSQGTYGPLISAISATPDFVPTVSNKPPSEQKKNRIVGIVVGVGVVSFLSAFAVYCLVQRRKRQDTYNDDEEFLGMDVKPYTFSYAELRGGTNDFSPSNKLGEGGFGAVYKGTLEDGRIAAVKQLSVASRHGKSQFVAEVATIFAVQHRNLVKLYGCCYERDKRLIVYEFLENKSLDQALFGGSNLYLDWPRRFEICLGIARGLAYLHEESRLRIVHRDIKASNILLNSDLNPKISDFGLAKLYDDKKTHISTRIAGTLGYLAPEYAMLGHLTEKADVFSFGIVALEIVSGRPNYDSSLEENKMYLLEWAWNLLENKREIDLVDENLSDFNKDEVKRVIGVSLLCTQTSPVFRPPMSRVVAMLSGGTEIAAATTRPSYLADWRFNDLTSFMTHIHDSQDDPSVPTTTRDVNSSPLNTSRPLLHEIIGEGQVRSI from the exons ATGAGTGGTATGCAATACCT AAGCCTAGGCATTAATGCTTTGTCAGGGGAGCTTCCAAAGGAACTTGGATTGCTGACTGACTTAAGATCCTT GTCCATTGGCACAAATAACTTTTATGGACGTTTGCCTTCCGAACTTGGAAATTTGAAAAAACTAACACAGCT CTATATAGATAGCTCTGGTATTAGTGGTGTTATACCTCCAACATTTGCAAATCTATTGAACCTAGAAATACT gTGGGCATCAGACATTGAGCTTACCGGGAGGATACCTGATTTCATTGGGAATTGGTCAAAGCTTACTACCTT GAGGTTTGAAGGAAATTCATTTCAGGGCCCAATTCCATCTGCACTTTCAAATTTGACCTCAATGGTTGACTT GAGGATAAGTGATCTTTTGAATGGGAGCTCTTCACTGGACTTCATTAGGAATATGAAGAATTTAAGCAAACT AATTTTGCGGAATAACAATATTTCTGGTTCCATCCCCTCTAATATTGGAGAATACCAGAGCTTGTCACTGCT gGATTTGAGCTTCAACAATTTGATAGGGCGTGTTCCAGATGAACTTTTTTACCTTCGTTCActtgaaaattt GTTCCTCGGTAATAACAAGTTAACAGGTTCCTTGCCTGTAGGAAAGAGCGAAAATCTACAGAATAT AGATTTATCATACAATGAAATATCTGGGATCCTCCCCTACTGGACTGATGAACAAGGCCTTCAACT GAATCTTGTCAGCAATTACATTACCATAGACAGCTCTAGTAGCAGGCGAGAGTTACACTTGACCATATTATGTTCCCAAATCATAATATTCTATTTTTGGTGTTTGAATTTTCCCAAGGCCATTGATCTGTTCATAGATAAtaacggggcgtttggttggagagaaggAATTGCAAtcccatgggaaaagaataatgtgggattaaa TGCTCTTCCTTCAGGATTGAATTGTCTTCAGAAGAATTTCTCATGCAGGCAGGGAAATCCCATTT ACTCTAGCTTTGCTATTAAGTGTGGTGGTCAAGAAATAACATCATCTAACCAGACAGTGTATGAGAGGGATAATGAGACTCTTGGTCCGGCAACACATTACATGACAAGCACAGGCAGGTGGGCTGTTAGCAATGTTGGACTGCCCTCTGATATAAAtagtccaaaatacacaacCTTCAGTTCATCACAGTTTACAAATACTTTGGACTCTGAACTCTTCCAGACAGCAAGAATTTCGGCTGGATCTCTAAGGTACTATGGCTTAGGCTTGAAAAACGGCAATTACATTGTGACCCTCCATTTTGCAGAGTCAGTAATCCTGAATCCTCGTTATCCCACTTGGAAGGTTTTTGGGAGGCGtgtctttaatatatatatacag GGAAATCTAGAGGAGAAAGATTTTGACATTCAAAAAGCAGCTGGGGGATCACTCAGAGCTGTTTCTAAGCAATATAAGGTTCAAGTATCTGAAAATCATATGGAGATCCATTTGTTTTGGGCTGGAAAAGGAACTTGTTGTGTACCTAGTCAAGGTACTTATGGACCTTTGATATCAGCAATTAGTGCAACCCCAG ATTTTGTTCCCACCGTTAGTAACAAACCTCCCTCTGAACAAAAGAAGAATAGAATTGTAGGAATTGTTGTTGGAGTAGGAGTTGTGAGCTTTCTTTCTGCATTTGCTGTGTATTGTCTTGTTCAGAGAAGAAAAAGGCAGGACACATATAATGATGATGAAG AGTTTTTGGGAATGGATGTGAAGCCATATACTTTTAGTTACGCTGAATTAAGAGGTGGAACGAATGACTTTAGTCCATCTAATAAGCTTGGAGAGGGAGGATTTGGAGCCGTTTACAAG GGAACACTTGAGGATGGGAGAATTGCTGCTGTTAAGCAACTCTCTGTTGCCTCCCGCCATGGGAAGAGCCAGTTTGTGGCAGAGGTTGCAACTATTTTTGCTGTCCAGCACCGCAACCTAGTGAAGTTGTATGGATGCTGCTATGAGAGAGACAAAAGGTTGATTGTGTATGAGTTTCTCGAAAACAAGAGTCTTGATCAAGCACTATTTG GAGGTAGTAACTTATATCTTGATTGGCCAAGACGTTTTGAAATATGTTTGGGAATAGCAAGAGGTCTAGCTTATCTACACGAGGAATCTCGACTAAGGATCGTGCACAGAGATATCAAGGCTAGTAATATTCTACTCAACTCAGACCTCAACCCTAAAATCTCAGATTTTGGGTTGGCGAAACTCTATGATGATAAAAAGACTCATATCAGCACTCGTATTGCAGGCACACT TGGGTATCTTGCACCAGAATATGCCATGCTTGGCCACCTTACTGAGAAGGCTGATGTGTTCAGCTTTGGAATTGTTGCCTTAGAGATAGTCAGTGGCCGGCCAAACTATGACTCGAGCTTGGAAGAAAACAAGATGTATCTTCTTGAATGG GCTTGGAATCTACTAGAGAATAAGCGGGAGATTGATTTGGTGGATGAAAATCTATCCGATTTCAACAAGGATGAAGTAAAACGAGTAATAGGGGTATCGCTTTTGTGCACCCAAACATCCCCAGTATTTCGGCCACCAATGTCTCGTGTGGTAGCTATGCTTTCAGGAGGCACTGAGATAGCAGCTGCAACTACAAGGCCCAGCTACCTCGCTGACTGGAGGTTCAATGATCTAACCAGCTTCATGACTCATATTCATGATTCCCAGGATGATCCATCAGTGCCTACTACTACAAGAGATGTAAATTCTTCACCACTAAATACATCTAGGCCTTTGCTTCATGAGATCATTGGAGAGGGGCAAGTAAGGTCAATTTAA
- the LOC116022661 gene encoding probable LRR receptor-like serine/threonine-protein kinase At1g56140 isoform X4: MDLEALLSLTHTHRVLLINLPMEEKLLWSSGVGDLMKYIIISIAVVTISYPQHLPTALAQTTNATLDPSEARILNSIFQQWGIRANNLWNLSGELCSGAAVDSTVMQDTAFNPAVKCDCSSTPCHITALKVYALDVIGVIPDELWKLNFINDLDLGQNYLTDILSPAIANMSGMQYLSLGINALSGELPKELGLLTDLRSLSIGTNNFYGRLPSELGNLKKLTQLYIDSSGISGVIPPTFANLLNLEILWASDIELTGRIPDFIGNWSKLTTLRFEGNSFQGPIPSALSNLTSMVDLRISDLLNGSSSLDFIRNMKNLSKLILRNNNISGSIPSNIGEYQSLSLLDLSFNNLIGRVPDELFYLRSLENLFLGNNKLTGSLPVGKSENLQNIDLSYNEISGILPYWTDEQGLQLALPSGLNCLQKNFSCRQGNPIYSSFAIKCGGQEITSSNQTVYERDNETLGPATHYMTSTGRWAVSNVGLPSDINSPKYTTFSSSQFTNTLDSELFQTARISAGSLRYYGLGLKNGNYIVTLHFAESVILNPRYPTWKVFGRRVFNIYIQGNLEEKDFDIQKAAGGSLRAVSKQYKVQVSENHMEIHLFWAGKGTCCVPSQGTYGPLISAISATPDFVPTVSNKPPSEQKKNRIVGIVVGVGVVSFLSAFAVYCLVQRRKRQDTYNDDEEFLGMDVKPYTFSYAELRGGTNDFSPSNKLGEGGFGAVYKGTLEDGRIAAVKQLSVASRHGKSQFVAEVATIFAVQHRNLVKLYGCCYERDKRLIVYEFLENKSLDQALFGGSNLYLDWPRRFEICLGIARGLAYLHEESRLRIVHRDIKASNILLNSDLNPKISDFGLAKLYDDKKTHISTRIAGTLGYLAPEYAMLGHLTEKADVFSFGIVALEIVSGRPNYDSSLEENKMYLLEWAWNLLENKREIDLVDENLSDFNKDEVKRVIGVSLLCTQTSPVFRPPMSRVVAMLSGGTEIAAATTRPSYLADWRFNDLTSFMTHIHDSQDDPSVPTTTRDVNSSPLNTSRPLLHEIIGEGQVRSI, translated from the exons CTAGGATTCTGAACTCCATATTCCAACAATGGGGGATTCGGGCGAACAATCTTTGGAACTTGAGTGGAGAATTGTGCTCTGGCGCCGCAGTCGATTCTACCGTCATGCAAGACACCGCTTTCAATCCGGCAGTCAAATGCGATTGCTCTTCCACCCCTTGCCACATCACTGCCCT GAAAGTTTACGCGTTAGATGTTATTGGTGTGATTCCGGATGAACTTTGGAAGCTAAATTTCATCAATGATCT AGATCTTGGCCAAAATTACTTGACAGACATACTATCCCCTGCCATTGCAAATATGAGTGGTATGCAATACCT AAGCCTAGGCATTAATGCTTTGTCAGGGGAGCTTCCAAAGGAACTTGGATTGCTGACTGACTTAAGATCCTT GTCCATTGGCACAAATAACTTTTATGGACGTTTGCCTTCCGAACTTGGAAATTTGAAAAAACTAACACAGCT CTATATAGATAGCTCTGGTATTAGTGGTGTTATACCTCCAACATTTGCAAATCTATTGAACCTAGAAATACT gTGGGCATCAGACATTGAGCTTACCGGGAGGATACCTGATTTCATTGGGAATTGGTCAAAGCTTACTACCTT GAGGTTTGAAGGAAATTCATTTCAGGGCCCAATTCCATCTGCACTTTCAAATTTGACCTCAATGGTTGACTT GAGGATAAGTGATCTTTTGAATGGGAGCTCTTCACTGGACTTCATTAGGAATATGAAGAATTTAAGCAAACT AATTTTGCGGAATAACAATATTTCTGGTTCCATCCCCTCTAATATTGGAGAATACCAGAGCTTGTCACTGCT gGATTTGAGCTTCAACAATTTGATAGGGCGTGTTCCAGATGAACTTTTTTACCTTCGTTCActtgaaaattt GTTCCTCGGTAATAACAAGTTAACAGGTTCCTTGCCTGTAGGAAAGAGCGAAAATCTACAGAATAT AGATTTATCATACAATGAAATATCTGGGATCCTCCCCTACTGGACTGATGAACAAGGCCTTCAACT TGCTCTTCCTTCAGGATTGAATTGTCTTCAGAAGAATTTCTCATGCAGGCAGGGAAATCCCATTT ACTCTAGCTTTGCTATTAAGTGTGGTGGTCAAGAAATAACATCATCTAACCAGACAGTGTATGAGAGGGATAATGAGACTCTTGGTCCGGCAACACATTACATGACAAGCACAGGCAGGTGGGCTGTTAGCAATGTTGGACTGCCCTCTGATATAAAtagtccaaaatacacaacCTTCAGTTCATCACAGTTTACAAATACTTTGGACTCTGAACTCTTCCAGACAGCAAGAATTTCGGCTGGATCTCTAAGGTACTATGGCTTAGGCTTGAAAAACGGCAATTACATTGTGACCCTCCATTTTGCAGAGTCAGTAATCCTGAATCCTCGTTATCCCACTTGGAAGGTTTTTGGGAGGCGtgtctttaatatatatatacag GGAAATCTAGAGGAGAAAGATTTTGACATTCAAAAAGCAGCTGGGGGATCACTCAGAGCTGTTTCTAAGCAATATAAGGTTCAAGTATCTGAAAATCATATGGAGATCCATTTGTTTTGGGCTGGAAAAGGAACTTGTTGTGTACCTAGTCAAGGTACTTATGGACCTTTGATATCAGCAATTAGTGCAACCCCAG ATTTTGTTCCCACCGTTAGTAACAAACCTCCCTCTGAACAAAAGAAGAATAGAATTGTAGGAATTGTTGTTGGAGTAGGAGTTGTGAGCTTTCTTTCTGCATTTGCTGTGTATTGTCTTGTTCAGAGAAGAAAAAGGCAGGACACATATAATGATGATGAAG AGTTTTTGGGAATGGATGTGAAGCCATATACTTTTAGTTACGCTGAATTAAGAGGTGGAACGAATGACTTTAGTCCATCTAATAAGCTTGGAGAGGGAGGATTTGGAGCCGTTTACAAG GGAACACTTGAGGATGGGAGAATTGCTGCTGTTAAGCAACTCTCTGTTGCCTCCCGCCATGGGAAGAGCCAGTTTGTGGCAGAGGTTGCAACTATTTTTGCTGTCCAGCACCGCAACCTAGTGAAGTTGTATGGATGCTGCTATGAGAGAGACAAAAGGTTGATTGTGTATGAGTTTCTCGAAAACAAGAGTCTTGATCAAGCACTATTTG GAGGTAGTAACTTATATCTTGATTGGCCAAGACGTTTTGAAATATGTTTGGGAATAGCAAGAGGTCTAGCTTATCTACACGAGGAATCTCGACTAAGGATCGTGCACAGAGATATCAAGGCTAGTAATATTCTACTCAACTCAGACCTCAACCCTAAAATCTCAGATTTTGGGTTGGCGAAACTCTATGATGATAAAAAGACTCATATCAGCACTCGTATTGCAGGCACACT TGGGTATCTTGCACCAGAATATGCCATGCTTGGCCACCTTACTGAGAAGGCTGATGTGTTCAGCTTTGGAATTGTTGCCTTAGAGATAGTCAGTGGCCGGCCAAACTATGACTCGAGCTTGGAAGAAAACAAGATGTATCTTCTTGAATGG GCTTGGAATCTACTAGAGAATAAGCGGGAGATTGATTTGGTGGATGAAAATCTATCCGATTTCAACAAGGATGAAGTAAAACGAGTAATAGGGGTATCGCTTTTGTGCACCCAAACATCCCCAGTATTTCGGCCACCAATGTCTCGTGTGGTAGCTATGCTTTCAGGAGGCACTGAGATAGCAGCTGCAACTACAAGGCCCAGCTACCTCGCTGACTGGAGGTTCAATGATCTAACCAGCTTCATGACTCATATTCATGATTCCCAGGATGATCCATCAGTGCCTACTACTACAAGAGATGTAAATTCTTCACCACTAAATACATCTAGGCCTTTGCTTCATGAGATCATTGGAGAGGGGCAAGTAAGGTCAATTTAA